The Cervus elaphus chromosome 12, mCerEla1.1, whole genome shotgun sequence DNA window TCAATTAGTAATTAAATGTACGGACTTGTAAAAGAGGTGCAAAGAATCAAGGCATTTTAGCCCCAAGATTGATATTCTTATGAATATATTCTATTACCTGCAATACTCATGGCAACAAGGAAAGAACCTAAAAGACAGTTAAATGAAGGGACCGACTTTATCAACAATTCCAATCCCACTGCCAAGAAcattaaaatagttttcaattAACTCCCTGGATATTCAGCTTTGTAataatattttggaataattcTCCATAATCAGGTGCACATGTGAGTGTCTAGCTGACACGGCTGCTGCTCTTCCTGTCCCAACCCCAAGTCCAAACACAACATGACTTGAAAGGGCTATATATCTGTTGCATCACACGATAAGCCAAATACTTCTTGTAACTTCGATAGTGATTTAAAGCAGTTCATAATTAAATATGAGCATTTTTTACAAGGACAATTATactttacaaaaaacaaaatcatacaACAAAAATTGCTGGAGTCTGATTTACAACATATGAATTATGGTTTGAAATCACGTTTACATGAGTCTCAAatttacaacaacaaaaaaaatcagttctgGGCTAGCTGTTGTACTGCTGAAGTTCTCTGGTGTAATCACTCTCACCCATGTCATATATGCCCTTCTTAGAAGTTGAGGATGGATGTTTAAAAGGTTCAGTGAAGTTGAGCTGTACTCTCCTTTGGAGGTGAAGGTAAATCCATGACTAGATGAGCAGTTTTACCACATATCATCAGTTGATGTAGAGTCCTTTATaaaggaaacaaagcaaaacaatgaaCTAAATTAAAACTTAAAGATGCATTATTTTCTGGGTAATGCAGAAAGATAAGGTTTTGTAAGGTTGATCTTTaggatataaatattttctatagtatatatgtacatgagtttatgaaatatcaatatataatctGTCCCAAGAATTGTTACAaggcaaaagagtcggacacaacttaacagaCTAAACAATAAGAACCTTTCAGTTTGGTTTTGGagtaaaacatttaataaaagatTTTACGATGAGGTTGACCAAATGTATTTCTAAACCAATAAATTACCAGAAAGAACTGTATTTTTCTCTTCAATAAACccaatttatttttagaatattatctttataaatttttattgcatAAAAACCTCAAGTAACAAGAGATTTGAGGATGCTCCATAATGCAgtatatgaaatatttcagagCTAGGCCAAAATGATTTTAAGTTACCAGTTTTTTGTAATCACAACAGTACAATCGAACTGTGATGAAAACTTAATTGAagaatgttgctgttgttcggttgctcagtcgtgtctgactcttttgcaaccccatggactaccgcccatcaggctcctctgtccatgggatttcccaggcaagaatgctggagtgggttgccatttcctcctccaatagatcttcccaacccagggatcaaacctgcatctcctgcattggcaggcggattctttactgctgaaccaccagggaagccctaattggaGAAAAGGGGCATTCTAAACATCTTTATATAAACAGAATTCTCTACTTTAGTATTTAAATGAAATGTGTAGCATTCCTGGCAAAGAATGGCTATTAATGGAGATGGGCATTCTGAGGTTCTGTTGCAGCTGCTTATAAAACTCAGAATTAATTCAAGAATCTGAGCAGAGGTACTCCCaacttcaaaaaaatatttagtggGAAAAAATTTCTGAAGTTGATTGCTTGAAaaggcttaaaaaaataattaaaagggaCTTTCCTCCTGTTTGAGTTAAATGGCCACTCACCATGATTAATGTCCTCAAGCACTAGAACTGTGATGCAGGCAGAATTCAGAGCAATCAATCAGGGGTGTGTGTAAGAGAATGGGTGCAATAAACAGTTCTGCAAAAACAGGTAGGAAGGATATGCATTTAGagtggaagggaagggaaagcagAAGGAGCTAAAATGTTACTTACGGTGTCATCATTTTTGTACGGATTCAGTCTATTGTAAACGGCTTCAATTACATTCCGCctacatttaggaaaaaaaaaaaacagaaagttaattCTTCAGAGCATGAGACTACTTAATAACTCACAGCCAGGTGTTCATTAAAATGTCAAGGATAATCATTCACAAATTATTTTACTTCTATTTCTTACTGTCAATAACTGAGCCTTATCTTAAGATATTTGGGCCCCATTGTTAAAGTACAGGTGAATTTATTCTAAAATGTACCATTCTACTAATAcaattaatagaagaaaaaagtcatggttggaaaaaaaaaaatcaatctataTGGTCTATGTCTATTTGAACTGGCATTTAGTTTTTATAAGTCAAAAATAATGATACCTTTCttaagaaataatattaatatattctggTTAAGAGTTGAATGTTTTGAAGTAGATATAACTTCAACATCTGTTAtgataaaataatttagatattTTACATATAGGTTTCTGCTTTTCATAATGTTCCTTTAAAAAAGCTCTATTAAAACTGAAATGTCAAATATGATATTTCCCTGGCAAGTCTAGTAATTActttttgaataatattttattaaaaataagaatcagTAGTGGTACTTCTGAGTTATAGCCTCCCTACTTACAAAACTGACTTGAAGCAATTTTATATTCAATCATTTCACAGAATATCATATCGGAAGAAACAATTTCCAAGATATAAATGCTTCAAACAGGAAGTTTTGAACAAttacatgaaatttttaaaaacatggctaCACTAACAGAACAAGTAGAGAAACAAGGAAATTTGTCAATATATCTTTGTAGATCAATTACATGAATATCTGAGATAAAAACGTCTTAAGCCTTGAATTGTAAAACTGCATAAAGTCTCCACTGCAGTTTACAAAGATCTAAGGTTAATATGTAACACAGATTTAGTCCAGTTCTATGAACTAaagtgcaaagagaaaaaaacaagaaatgcaTCTACCTATCTTCCTTCACACCAAAACCCAAGCAACCAGCATCGACAACCAAAAACATCGGGAAAATCAGAGatacagaggaggaggaggaagagacagaTGCTCATCCATGGGGTATTCAGTTACCCAGGGATTAACAAAATCAAATTATAGTAGGAATAATACTGACACCTGGAATTTTATAGTACTATGTAATtgagtttaaaattttcttttactgtattatctcatttacacTATATGTGATAATCAGTGTAATCCAAGCCTCCACTGAAGACAGCCTTCAGTATAATTAGTTACAATGATATTCTGATACCTGTATATCATTAACACTGAAAAACAATGAACCACAAGTTAAACATTCTGAAGTCACTTTAGAAATTATGTAAACACACGTCTGACCTACGGACACCAAACATTTTCATGTACTGAGACAAATGCTAGAGTGTTCAAAATGTAACTTACTTGCTCGCCAGTTCACCCCCTGGTGGGAGGCTGGGTATGTTCTCACTCGCTAATGTGCGCATCACATGGACTAAGTCAGGGACGCCTTCCCCCTGCTTCTTTATGATTTCTGGGAATCAGAAGTACTTTTTTTGTAAGTGTTAttcaaatttaataataataataaaaaaatgaaacaaagataacTTAGGATTTTAAGACAGCATATACATCTGAGATTTTCTAAACtagtacaagggaaaaaaatcaaattgaacTTTGAAAATTGATGACAAAAGGATGTACAAAATGATACAAGACATACAATACTTTCCAGATTAACTTCAAAGACCAAatataaacaagataaaaatatgaaaaaatttcatattaaaatcAATATATTACATAATCAGGGATACGTGTGTACAAATGAGGATATTCCTCTCAAGATGCCAGCTAGTTACTTCTGAGGGGATTAACTCCTCTAATTAGATTGGAAGCATGTTTCCTGAATTTTGCCCTGAAAATAcagtacacattaaaaaaaaataaacaatttcaagatcttaaaaaagaaaaaagaaaccctttAAGTATGTGGGATTTACTGATGATATACTAACACAAATCatatttacatgtttatatttACAAAATGATACTTAAGTAGCATGGGCAGACTAGGTCATACACTTGAACCCCACTTGCTGCTTAACTTCTGTCTAAAGTATCTTTAAGCAATAAACAGATATATACCATTTCCTGTTGATTATCTGAACAAGGCCTACAGAATGGAAAAAAGTCTAAATtactaagtttttttaaaaagaaaaaatttgataAACCATACAACTgtatttaaaattgttaattttaaaacactgctATTAAATGGGAGAGTGACATGATCTACAGTGTTGCCATGCAGATGCATATTGTCATTCATACCACAGAATACCAACCCATTATGCACAGACAACTTAAAGAGTGCTCAAATTATTCACTTTAAGTCCAAGAAGTCTTTACCTGGAGTTTTAGCATATTTATTCTAAACATAAGATCATGCCAAGAGTATTTGTGGTTATATGttcaattttttgttttcaattatttacACTAAGAAATTTTCTATGTCATCACTGGATATCATTCTAGTTCTCAATCTGTAAATACCGTTGAAAATAACAATGCATGTAAAGATTTTTCATCCTTCAATCaagtttcaaaatattaattcatCATTAAAGGCACATATTAAAAGACAGACGCTGCTACCCATACTTCTTTAAATGGCTCAAATTGTCCTTTTTAGGATTAAGGCCAAAttttaccatctttttttttaaaccagtcttAAATCTGAACAAAAAGCAAGCATCTCAGATTTGGTTTGCCAAGTTCCTTTATTGTATAATCTTTAACATCTAGTATATTTATTCTACATGATTCTAATGCTGGAAATTTGCTGtacaaaaataaaggaatttgATGTTTACCTAAACTGCACAATTTCACAATCTAAAGTTGTAATACACTTAACATACAGTCTCTGCTAAGCCAGTACAATTATTGGACAGATAACTAGATACAATATAAATGAACACTGATGATAAATTCAACTGATGGTTTCAGGTCTAAAAACATTACCTCGAATCATCTATACTGGATGTATTATATACCTcctttgttaaaatataaaaattaggaTATTTTAATTGTGAAGAAAATTACAGGAagacaaattctttaaaaaaataagactttaaaaacagtcaTATCTCCTATTCCACATGGGACCATACATTTAAACTATCTGAGCATTTAACACTACACTAGCCTTGCttctttctgctttaaaaaaataaagaaaaagaaattttaagaaatattcctTTAACTGCTCTTGGACTATTCATTTCAATTAGAATTGtaaaaagactgaatgcttttattaaagaatatatgtgtatagaaGATCTACATTTCACATGCTCATATATGCtgctcctccccacttccctctgccAAGTCTGAGAAATTCTATCAGTTATCTCCAAATTAGCAACTTTAAAGCTTGTGCAGTcagtagcaaataaaaatataaaaacaacacaGGTATCCTCTTAAATTGGCTTAGAAGGACCACAGCCTTAAGTGGTATAGTTTAAATTATGAGTTCCATCTTTTCACAACCCTAGAGAGTCAAGTATTTCGTAGATCATAGGAGGAGAGCCAAAAGCCTTTGTCCTTTTCTGtggtgtggacagagaagccacaaGTATTCAATGCAAATAAAATGAGGTTTAGTAGGTCACAGCAATTTAGCGAAGGCatgtatttaaagaaagaaaaaaaggaaaaggtattCAGTGCCTGTTTTAAAAGCTGACTGCAGTATTTATCACTTTTTAAGACACATAACAATTTTTACAATGCAAATAGCTACATTCTttctatgtttttaaatatagtagtgatTTTAATTAATGTAATATTTAGATGCAGTCTCATCAAATCTACCTTGGTAAAGGATATTGTATTTCTGACATAACAATCTCCAGTTGAACAATACAAGTATAACAAAACTTCAACATACCCAAAATATTGAGTATTAATGTAAAGTTTGTTCAGATGGCAATTCCTGCTTGATAATAGGCAACATAAAACTTAATATTATAACATAAAATTACCTATCTAAAGCaattatttataattgcatcaaaaacTTAAAAGAGTGCACACTAAAGAGAAAAAGCAGcaattcatttctaaaatttgaCTCCATTTCTTAAGTAAATAAAACTAAAGTAGGTATTTCtttaaatcaataagaaaacatgTAGACTCAAGTTAAAATGCCAATAAATTAAATATCAACATATCCcaatatatactctttttcaggTTTTGTATTTTTCCAAGAACAAGCAGTGTGAACCAATGTGCTATAACTTGGTAGCATTCTAAGTATTTTCTTACTGTATTATGTATTAATAACTCATATTGAAATgcattatttaaaacaaagaatttcCAAGACCCTTGGTAATAgtgaggaaacaaactcactgaATAGTATGCTTAGTAAGTGAAATACTAAATACTACGTATATACCAGTAATAGATATATCACTATCAAGAAGGGGagagaagtaaaaaacaaaatagcaacTCTAAGACAGTACTGAAAATCAAAACCAATCACCATTCTAACACCAGACTAATTATAACTGGTATCAAACagtaaaaggagagaaaacaaaattaaagtgcatattaattttaataatgcagGCACAACAGGATTTAAGTATATAGTATATCAATGTTTACATGGTATTAAAGGTCTTTAATAGTGTATCAATGTTTACATGCTATTAAAGGTCTTTAACGTGCAAAGTAATAACATTAGGAGccaaaaaaatgcattttaacacTATCATAGGCATGTCAAGTTTTTCCTGCTTAAAGAAACTGCATAATCTACAAGCTTATTGCATAATGCAATAAACTGTAATTCTCTGGGGATACTTAATATTTATACCAAATAGCAGCTgcatcaataattattttaacatttttcaaatatttaaaggcaTCACACCTGAGAGTTACAAATGCCTTTCTAATTGTCTCAAAGTAATCTGCAGAATTATGATAAATACACTTCCGTAATTTCCAActtaatttcttgattttattcAGCATTTACATTTCTGCCAGGTAGAGACCTAGTATGTCTTCTATTCAGGTTTATGTTGTCTAGGTGAGGCAGTTTATGGCTTAGGCAAGAAGCTTTGAAATAgtttaaactaaatttttaaaagctgtggCACATGAAAGGTATTAATAACCAGGCTATGATCTTCaagttcttattttaaaagtccCAAAGATGTTAAATTCATAAACACAGCTTTACACAAAAGATGGCATTCAAATTATCACCATCATAAATAATCTATTTATAATAAACCATAAATCAGACTTTCCTGGCATAAAATTATTCACGCCAGTGAATTAATCAAGAATTTGAAAGCATACAAACATTTTACCAAGTATCCTGAACAGAATGTACTGGGCCATACTTGTTATTTCTAATATAACTGTAATAGGACAGTAACAAATACCTCAACAGCTACTACAGAAATGCTCTTTCCCACTTCTGTACACTAAACACCAAATGTCGAAGCCATGTATGTAAAGATCTAAAAGTTAACATGTTATAAAAGTTTGATTATGCTGAGGTTTTTCTTTAATAGAGCtacttattttttgttaaatGATCCACCTTCTACTCTGCTTTCCAGGTATTTGTCCAACTCTTCCTCCTTCTTCACTGCTTCTGGCGATACTTTGGGTGCATTTGGAAAACAGATCAATATCACACTCATGTTGTCTCGACTTCCCTGGGAAGAAAAAAGTTTGAGAaaacattttgtttcctttttgtaaaCGTTTCCTTGAGAACGTTTACAGCCATGTCAATTATACTTGTTCTAGTGAGAATATATATTGTTtataaggagagaaaaatatatatgcacatgtggaagggcatcccccaAATACATATATAGTACCTATGGTATATAGAATAACCAATACTccaaaagacaggaaagaaacaCTACAGGTTAAATTCTACTgcaacaataattttttaaagttctataaaataaatatttctgaacatTTACTGGTGGCCTACTTAACATGAAGTGATACCtaacacaaatacacatacacacatacattgaaTTCAACAAGGTAGAAAATTCTAGTGATATTCTTTACAACATGATTTCATCTGTAGTTACACATATACCTgacaaatttacatttaaaataaattgtgggACTAATTGATTTGCTTCATAATAAGTAGAAATATGgaattagaaataaaactacataTATAAAGTTAATAAAccaacttttaattttcataatttttaaaaaaggcttaaCTTTTAGGAAGTACATTCATTTAAAGACAACTACATATTCAAAATACTATAATTACAATACTTGAATCAATTTTGGCCTCCCCACAAATCACTTCCTTTtcctattattaataataactggGAGTTACCTTCTATAGAGCATAATGCAGAATAAAGTACAATCTGAGTCATAATTTACTAATATCTGAATCTGATAAGTCTCTTAAGAAAACAGCTTTTAATTTAGTTAACAAAGTATTTAATTCTCAAGTGCTAAAGGATAAACCTAACAAATGAATGCCACTTTGTCCcttttttatactaaaagggaCAAAGAACATAAGCATCATTGTTTTGTTCCTCCTAAATTCAAATAATAGTGTGCACTATCAAGTTGTTGTTCTattgatttttaacatatttgttaGATGTTACATAAACTTGATTTGTGTTGGATGTTACATAAACCTgatttttaattaagattttaaGTATAGCTGGCAGGTGTGCATATAAAACTACAAACAGTATTCTATTGACTTACTATTTCTGCGTTTTAAAGGAAAATCAAACATATAGCCTCTGAAGTTTTATAAAGTCAGaactttttaaacaaacaaaagaaaacccacaaaGAATTAGTAAGCATTATTGACAAAATAAACAGTGTGGTAGAAAGAACACCGCACCCAAGTCAAGGGCTCGGCTTCTGGTGTTAGCGCTGCAACTAAGGAAGTAAATTGTGTAACATTTTAAACTTCTCTTAAAAAGGGAGCACCATGTATCAACTACACAGTTTGCTAAACTAGGTACTTCATATGTATACATTAGCTCATTAATTTCATTCCCCAGTCTTATGAGCTcgatattattttctccattcaaATAGCTGAGACAGGTTGAACAGTTTGTTCAAGACTGTACAGTACAAAAGTAACAGAGGTAAGATTTGATTCCACCTCTGACTCTTAAGTCCGCAGAACATTCTGTTGCTCATCTACACAATCCCATTTGATTATCCAGACAATCCCATAAGACAGGGTAATAATATCGCTCTCTTGAACAATTAAAGAAACTGATTTTCCAGATAGTTTAAAGAGCTTACCTGAAGTCATACACAGTCTCATACCAAGTGCTTCTGACTCCATGTCCAAGGCTATTTCTATTATGTAACACCAAATCATCACTAAATCCTCTTTTGGTGCTACAGATTCATTAGACCAGTCTCAAAGTATTTCCATAAATATACTGAGATATCAcatggtaaaataaaatattaaaattctaaaatgccTTTCATTTATAGACAATGAGGCTTAACTCTCTCCATTCCCCTTTTGAAAACATTCACTTTAATACAGTCTTTTCACCTTTGATAATACTGCATAATATCAAAAAACTCAAGTAATTATGGTTACTAGAAAAGACTAAACATCCAGATTATAACTCTTGCATTTATGGTAACTGGACAATTTATTTCTAAGAAGTACTcctatattattttcataattgatGAAAAGTATTCAGCAACTGTACCAAAAACTTATTTCCAAACTATAGGCTCTAAGATGATTTTATACTAGAGTAGTAATTAAGATGACATAAAAtcatttcatcttaaaaaaaaaaaagtttagctaCCTTATACAAACAGGTGTCGACTACTTCATTGCAAACTTTCTCAAGGTCATCAGTGACTTCAAGTCTGGATCTTACAAAATCACAGAGCTCTTCATTTCCCATGACAtcccaaataccatcacatgCAAGAATAATGAACTGATCATCTTCTTCAGATCTTTCAATATCATGGACTTCAGGCTCTGGTGAAACAAGCTGCTCTGTAGGACCTTTTCCATGGACACATTTGTAATCAAAGTCCCCAAGGGCCCTCGACACAGCCAGAGAGCCATTCACACGCTGAATCATTACAGAACCACCTGCATTCTGAATTCGTTCTTTTTCCAGCGGATTACTTGGTTTGTGATCTTGTGTGAAGAAGTAAACTTTCCTGTTCCTACAAAGTAAACCTCTTGAGTCTCCACAGTTAATGAAGTAAGTATGTTGAGGAGAAATTAAGACACCCACAGCTGTTGACCCACTTCTATCAACACCATGTTTCTTCTCTGACATAACTCTCATATGTTCATCAATCTCCAGGAAACCTGTTCTGATTCCATTCTTTACATTTTCCACAGAAGGTGCTCCTGCAGACCCTTTAAAATCCTGGTTATTGGTGATGTGATCTAACAAATGCTCACAGCAGTATTTGGCAACCTGAGAACCAGCATGCCCATCATACACAGCAAAGAATGACCATGTTTCAAGTCCACTTGGCAAACCGATCACAGCAGTATGTGCATCCTCCATTTCAACTCGCCAGCCTTGCATGCTGCTTAGCCCATATCGCAACCCATTACCCTGCCCCTGGGCATTatgtttttccatctttggttTGTCTAAAAATGCTCCCATTATGTCTTGATTCTCTAGGTCTgcaaaggaagagaaacaaaaaagttaaTAACTATCTTATAAACAAACTATCAATACATATCCAACAACCTTTCTTTAAGAGtaaaggaaatacaaagaaaGCTTAAATATCTTAGTTGAGTATTCAGGATTTTCCAAAGTTTGGTTTCAAATATCTAGTTTTATTCCTACTACACGAACCctctgaaaaagttaaaaaaaaatctacttacaATGATCTAAATTTGCATGCTCCTTCTCTTAAGCCTTTCCTCATGTCAGTGCCCTTAACTGGGATTTCctgcctttcctccttccttatATAAGTAAGTATACCCGTCCTTTAAATTCTAGCTCAAATTTCTATGTTTTCCATAGGTTTTTCAGTCTTTGATAAGCCAATAAGTTATTAAATTACTCTAAGTGGTTCAGCCTCAATTTTCAagctgcaaagcaattatatacacatataacaaAATTTACCTACTGTAACCTAACCTAGTGGTAATAACACATATCATTATGATAGCACTTTATAATCACTCGGTATAAACAGTAAAGGAGATCAAAAGGTCTAGGACAGTGTTGTGGACAAGTCTGAAAGTTTGGCTAACCTTTCTCAATAATCAAAAGCTAAAACGCCTGGCTGGGAATGGGCTTACAAGGCAGGAAGACAGTGTTCAGGATTCAGGTTGGCCTTTACTTGAGTAATAGCCTAGGAATGTAGAGACTTGGGGTCCAAGTCATCAAATGAGTCAACAACTGAATGCAATCTGAAAGGAGGACAGAATGAGATTTAATGAAGGTGAAGAGAGATGGGTGGAGTGGGGAAAGTACCTAGGTAAATTAGGATGAACTTAGGAAATTGGGAATTTGTGATGCTATGATGCTAAGCTCTGAAAAGAAgctgggaagagaaagaggaagaagaaaaacaatttggGAAAATTTCCCGGCAACCTCTCCCTCCTTCTTTATCCTACTAAGGCCAAACCAATACACAGCAGAGAAGTCTGGCTGATTGGTATGATAAAATGATTTCCAGCCTACTTGTCCACTTCCATTGCAGTTCCACT harbors:
- the PPM1A gene encoding protein phosphatase 1A isoform X1, producing the protein MCGCSGPFYLENQDIMGAFLDKPKMEKHNAQGQGNGLRYGLSSMQGWRVEMEDAHTAVIGLPSGLETWSFFAVYDGHAGSQVAKYCCEHLLDHITNNQDFKGSAGAPSVENVKNGIRTGFLEIDEHMRVMSEKKHGVDRSGSTAVGVLISPQHTYFINCGDSRGLLCRNRKVYFFTQDHKPSNPLEKERIQNAGGSVMIQRVNGSLAVSRALGDFDYKCVHGKGPTEQLVSPEPEVHDIERSEEDDQFIILACDGIWDVMGNEELCDFVRSRLEVTDDLEKVCNEVVDTCLYKGSRDNMSVILICFPNAPKVSPEAVKKEEELDKYLESRVEEIIKKQGEGVPDLVHVMRTLASENIPSLPPGGELASKRNVIEAVYNRLNPYKNDDTNCLLHPFSYTHP
- the PPM1A gene encoding protein phosphatase 1A isoform X3, whose amino-acid sequence is MGAFLDKPKMEKHNAQGQGNGLRYGLSSMQGWRVEMEDAHTAVIGLPSGLETWSFFAVYDGHAGSQVAKYCCEHLLDHITNNQDFKGSAGAPSVENVKNGIRTGFLEIDEHMRVMSEKKHGVDRSGSTAVGVLISPQHTYFINCGDSRGLLCRNRKVYFFTQDHKPSNPLEKERIQNAGGSVMIQRVNGSLAVSRALGDFDYKCVHGKGPTEQLVSPEPEVHDIERSEEDDQFIILACDGIWDVMGNEELCDFVRSRLEVTDDLEKVCNEVVDTCLYKGSRDNMSVILICFPNAPKVSPEAVKKEEELDKYLESRVEEIIKKQGEGVPDLVHVMRTLASENIPSLPPGGELASKRNVIEAVYNRLNPYKNDDTNCLLHPFSYTHP
- the PPM1A gene encoding protein phosphatase 1A isoform X2, whose amino-acid sequence is MGAFLDKPKMEKHNAQGQGNGLRYGLSSMQGWRVEMEDAHTAVIGLPSGLETWSFFAVYDGHAGSQVAKYCCEHLLDHITNNQDFKGSAGAPSVENVKNGIRTGFLEIDEHMRVMSEKKHGVDRSGSTAVGVLISPQHTYFINCGDSRGLLCRNRKVYFFTQDHKPSNPLEKERIQNAGGSVMIQRVNGSLAVSRALGDFDYKCVHGKGPTEQLVSPEPEVHDIERSEEDDQFIILACDGIWDVMGNEELCDFVRSRLEVTDDLEKVCNEVVDTCLYKGSRDNMSVILICFPNAPKVSPEAVKKEEELDKYLESRVEEIIKKQGEGVPDLVHVMRTLASENIPSLPPGGELASKRNVIEAVYNRLNPYKNDDTDSTSTDDMW